A genome region from Platichthys flesus chromosome 12, fPlaFle2.1, whole genome shotgun sequence includes the following:
- the alox5a gene encoding polyunsaturated fatty acid 5-lipoxygenase, translated as MPSYTVTVATGDQWFAGTDDYIYITLVGTEKCSSRTLLDKPLYNDFERGAVDSYEVRVEEDLGELVLVKIEKRKYWVQDDWYCKYITVKTASGDYLEFPCFRWLVGDKEVVLRDGQAHLPQDDKIGLVKQHRQKELNMRKKNYRWREWQPGFPMSIDAERHQDLPRDIQFDSEKGVDFVLNYVKAIENLCVNQFMHMFQSSWTEFADFEKIFVRIKNTISEYVMQHWKEDFMFGYQFLNGCNPVVIQKCTKLPDKFPVTHEMVSSSLERELTLDEEIKAGNVYIVDFEVLEGIKANCTDPCTLQYLAAPLCLLYKNTLNKIMPIAIQLGQTPGEDTPIFLPTDAKYDWLLAKIWVRSADFQYHQNITHLLRTHLITEVFAIAMFRQLPAVHPVYKLLIPHIRFTIAINTKARDQLINEHGIFDKANATGGGGHVQLIQKATKTLTFRSLCFPDMIKARGMESKEELPTYFYRDDGNSVWEATKSFLSDVVHIYYTSDETVQQDVEIQAFVKDACSFGMQDFDHCEFPKALKTREELSEYLTVVVFSASSQHAAVNFGQFDWCSWIPNAPSTMRKPPPNQKGVADVNLILDSLPDRGRSSWHLGAVWALSQYQESELYLGMYPDEHFIEKPVKEAMEKFRTQLAEITSSIKRRNEGKKLPYYNMSPNKIPNSVAV; from the exons ATGCCTTCTTATACGGTGACTGTTGCCACAGGGGACCAGTGGTTCGCAGGGACAGACGACTACATCTACATCACCCTGGTGGGCACGGAgaaatgcagcagcagaacgCTGCTGGACAAACCTCTGTACAATGACTTTGAGAGGGGGGCG GTAGACTCCTATGAGGTGAGAGTTGAGGAGGACCTAGGGGAACTTGTGCTGGTGAAGATTGAGAAGAGGAAGTACTGGGTGCAGGACGACTGGTACTGCAAGTACATCACGGTCAAGACCGCCTCTGGAGACTATTTAGAGTTTCCCTGCTTCCGCTGGCTGGTGGGCGACAAGGAGGTGGTGCTGCGGGACGGACAAg caCATCTGCCTCAGGACGATAAGATCGGCCTGGTCAAACAGCACAGACAAAAAGAGCTGaatatgaggaaaaaaaactacag ATGGAGGGAGTGGCAGCCGGGCTTTCCTATGAGCATAGATGCCGAAAGACACCAGGATTTGCCTCGAGACATCCAGTTCGACAGTGAGAAAGGAGTGGACTTTGTGCTGAACTACGTTAAGGC GATAGAGaatctgtgtgtgaaccagTTCATGCACATGTTCCAGTCCTCCTGGACCGAATTTGCTGACTTTGAGAAGATCTTTGTAAGAATCAAAAACACAATCTCAG AGTATGTGATGCAACACTGGAAGGAGGACTTCATGTTTGGATACCAGTTTCTGAACGGCTGCAACCCAGTAGTGATCCAAAAATGCACCAAACTTCCCGACAAGTTTCCCGTCACCCACGAGATGGTTTCCTCCAGCCTGGAGAGGGAGCTGACTCTGGACGAGGAAATAAAG GCAGGTAACGTCTACATAGTGGACTTTGAGGTGTTAGAGGGCATCAAAGCAAACTGCACAGACCCGTGCACGCTGCAGTACCTGGCAGCTCCCCTCTGTCTGCTCTACAAGAACACGCTCAACAAGATCATGCCAATAGCCATACAG CTTGGGCAGACTCCAGGTGAAGACACCCCAATCTTCCTGCCCACTGACGCTAAGTATGACTGGCTGCTGGCAAAGATCTGGGTGCGCTCGGCTGATTTCCAGTACCACCAGAACATCACGCACCTGCTCAGGACACATCTCATAACAGAGGTGTTTGCGATCGCCATGTTCAGGCAGCTCCCAGCGGTTCACCCCGTTTATAAG CTTCTTATCCCACACATTCGTTTCACTATCGCCATCAACACCAAGGCCAGAGACCAGCTCATCAATGAGCACGGCATCTTTGACAAG GCCAACGCAACAGGTGGAGGCGGCCATGTGCAGCTGATTCAGAAGGCCACAAAGACCCTGACCTTCAGGTCTCTGTGCTTCCCCGACATGATCAAGGCCCGTGGAATGGAAAGCAAGGAGGAGCTGCCCACCTACTTCTACAGGGACGACGGCAACAGCGTGTGGGAGGCCACCAAGAG CTTCCTGTCTGATGTGGTGCATATTTATTACACCAGCGACGAGACGGTGCAGCAGGACGTGGAGATCCAGGCCTTCGTCAAAGACGCGTGCAGCTTCGGGATGCAGGACTTCGATCACTGTG AGTTTCCCAAGGCCCTGAAAACACGCGAGGAGCTGTCAGAGTACCTGACTGTCGTCGTGTTCTCCGCCTCATCGCAGCACGCGGCTGTCAACTTTGGACAA tttgacTGGTGTTCCTGGATCCCCAACGCTCCTTCTACCATGAGGAAGCCTCCGCCCAACCAGAAGGGCGTGGCAGATGTGAACCTGATCCTCGACAGCCTCCCTGACCGCGGACGCTCCAGCTGGCACCTGGGCGCTGTGTGGGCCCTCAGCCAGTACCAGGAGAGCGAG CTCTACCTGGGCATGTATCCCGACGAGCACTTCATCGAGAAGCCGGTGAAGGAGGCCATGGAGAAGTTCAGGACGCAGCTGGCAGAGATCACCAGCTCCATCAAGAGGAGGAACGAGGGAAAGAAGCTGCCGTACTACAACATGTCCCCTAACAAAATCCCCAACAGTGTCGCTGTTtga
- the slc25a16 gene encoding graves disease carrier protein produces the protein MTSEAAVSTPAAISSTPAKRDYYWLRSFVAGGVAGCCAKSTIAPLDRVKILLQAHNPHYKHLGVFSTIKAVPKKEGFLGLYKGNGAMMVRIFPYGAIQFMAFDKYKKLLRKQMGISGHIHRLMAGSMAGMTAVIFTYPLDVIRARLAFQVTGEHRYTGIANAFHTIYLKEGGVLGFYRGLTPTLIGMAPYAGFSFFTYGTLKTLGLKHFPERLGRPSSDNPDVLVLKTHVNLLCGGVAGAIAQTISYPLDVARRRMQLGAVLPDSEKCTSLSKTLKYVYNGYGVKKGLYRGLSLNYIRCVPSQAVAFTTYEFMKQTLHLN, from the exons ATGACATCAGAGGCCGCGGTCTCCACACCTGCTGCCATTAGCAGCACACCCGCCAAGAGGGACTACTACTGGCTTCGCTCCTTCGTAGCTGGAG gtGTGGCAGGATGCTGTGCCAAAAGCACCATCGCTCCTCTGGACAGGGTCAAAATTCTTCTCCAAGCCCACAACCCCCACTACAAACATCTAG GAGTGTTTTCCACTATCAAGGCTGTGCCAAAGAAAGAAGGCTTCCTTGGCTTGTACAAGGGTAACGGGGCAATGATGGTCAGGATATTTCCGTATGGAGCCATCCAGTTCATGGCctttgacaaatacaaaaag CTGCTACGTAAACAGATGGGAATCTCTGGACACATCCACCGCCTCATGGCCGGCTCTATGGCAG GGATGACCGCGGTGATATTCACCTACCCCCTGGATGTGATCCGAGCCCGACTGGCCTTCCAGGTGACAGGAGAGCATCGCTACACCGGCATTGCCAACGCCTTCCACACCATCTACCTTAAG GAGGGGGGCGTGTTGGGTTTCTACAGGGGACTTACTCCAACACTTATTGGAATGGCCCCTTATGCAG GGTTCTCGTTCTTCACCTACGGCACCCTGAAGACCCTCGGCTTGAAGCATTTCCCAGAACGGCTGGGACGCCCCTCCTCGGACAACCCCGACGTCCTCGTCCTGAAGACCCACGTCAACCTGCTCTGCGGAGGCGTTGCTGGTGCCATCGCTCAGACAATATC GTACCCGTTGGATGTTGCTAGGAGAAGAATGCAGTTAGGAGCCGTGCTTCCTGACTCTGAGAAATGCAC ATCACTGAGCAAGACCCTGAAGTACGTGTATAATGGGTACGGGGTCAAGAAGGGATTGTACCGAGGCCTTTCTCTCAACTACATCCGCTGTGTCCCCTCCCAAGCTGTGGCCTTCACCACCTATGAGTTCATGAAGCAGACCCTCCACCTGAACTAG